A region from the Helicoverpa armigera isolate CAAS_96S chromosome 6, ASM3070526v1, whole genome shotgun sequence genome encodes:
- the LOC110376968 gene encoding growth hormone-inducible transmembrane protein, with amino-acid sequence MLSRMCVARSAFNVGHTLKTPIPKNFVPKNYVIRNYAREPRSRVAAQQPTASLWARLMAPAGPNAFSLGKGALAGASAMSLAALCYYGSGVKPGVCTEAHLWPKYVKDRIKATYGYIAGSIALTAGSAYTVFRTPALLNLVARNGWMSIIVTLGLMIGSGMVVRGMDYTPGFGAKQLAWMVHTGIMGAVIAPMCFLGGAVLTRAAWYTAGVVGGLSTIAICAPSGEFLNMRAPLAMGLGAVFAASLASMFVPQTTALGAGLYSLSLYGGLIVFGGFLLYDTQAIVKRAELHPMYGLKPYDPINSAISVYLDIINIFMRIAIILSGGGGNKRK; translated from the exons ATGCTGTCGCGTATGTGCGTTGCGCGTTCTGCGTTTAACGTAGGCCATACCCTCAAGACCCCAATCCCAAAGAACTTCGTGCCCAAAAATTATGTGATCAGGAATTACGCCAGGGAACCTCGTTCCAGAGTAGCAGCTCAACAACCCACTGCCTCATTATGGGCCCGACTGATGGCTCCTGCTGGGCCCAATG caTTCAGCCTAGGAAAAGGTGCACTGGCAGGAGCTAGTGCCATGAGCTTAGCAGCACTCTGTTACTATGGCTCTGGGGTGAAGCCGGGAGTGTGCACAGAAGCACA cctTTGGCCAAAGTATGTTAAAGATCGCATTAAGGCAACATATGGATATATCGCTGGTTCCATTGCATTGACTGCGGGCAGTGCTTACACAGTATTTAGGACACCTGCATTGCTGAACTTAGTAGCGAGAAATGGTTGGATG TCAATCATAGTAACACTAGGCTTGATGATTGGCTCTGGCATGGTGGTTCGAGGCATGGACTACACCCCTGGCTTTGGTGCTAAGCAGTTAGCCTGGATGGTGCACACTGGCATCATGGGCGCTGTGATTGCACCTATGTGCTTCCTTGGAGGTGCCGTACTGACTCGGGCTGCTTG GTACACAGCGGGTGTAGTGGGCGGGCTGAGCACGATAGCGATCTGCGCTCCGTCGGGCGAGTTCCTGAACATGCGCGCTCCGCTGGCGATGGGGCTGGGCGCCGTGTTCGCCGCCTCGCTCGCCAGCATGTTCGTGCCACAGACTACCGCACTCGGTGCAG GATTATATTCACTGAGTTTGTACGGTGGTCTGATTGTATTCGGTGGATTCCTGTTATACGATACGCAAGCTATTGTCAAACGCGCTGAGCTGCACCCTATGTATGGATTAAAGCCTTATGACCCGATAAACTC aGCTATTTCGGTATACTTGGACATCATAAACATCTTCATGCGCATTGCCATCATTCTGTCCGGAGGCGGCGGCAACAAGAGGAAGTAA